The following coding sequences lie in one Natronorubrum tibetense GA33 genomic window:
- a CDS encoding SDR family NAD(P)-dependent oxidoreductase produces the protein MSDQFDLNGRVAVVTGGGRGIGRAIAIGLANAGAAVVPSARSTDEIEAVAEEIRADGGDALAVPADVTDSDAVADVIDRTEDEFGGIDIVVNNAGFNPDNALGRPEDVPTESLDRVLDVNLNGAYEVTTAAAEGLLESDGGSVINVASVGGLVGLPRQHPYVASKHGLVGLTKSMSLDWAPEVRVNAVAPGYVSTELTEELESNEQLRRSIIDRTPLDRFAEPEEIAGPVVFLASDAASYVTGTILAADGGWTSR, from the coding sequence ATGAGTGATCAATTCGACCTCAATGGACGAGTCGCAGTAGTAACGGGTGGCGGTCGCGGCATCGGGCGTGCCATCGCCATCGGGCTCGCAAACGCTGGCGCCGCGGTCGTTCCCTCCGCCCGATCCACGGACGAAATTGAGGCCGTGGCCGAGGAGATCAGGGCCGACGGCGGTGACGCGCTCGCCGTCCCGGCGGACGTAACCGATTCGGACGCCGTCGCCGACGTGATCGATCGGACCGAGGACGAGTTCGGCGGTATCGACATCGTCGTCAACAACGCTGGCTTCAACCCCGACAACGCGCTCGGTCGCCCGGAGGATGTCCCGACCGAGAGTCTTGATCGCGTCCTCGACGTCAATCTGAACGGCGCTTACGAGGTGACGACCGCGGCCGCAGAGGGGCTCCTCGAGAGCGACGGCGGATCGGTGATCAACGTCGCCAGCGTCGGTGGCCTCGTTGGTCTCCCGCGTCAGCACCCGTACGTCGCCTCGAAACACGGGCTCGTCGGTCTGACGAAGAGCATGTCCCTCGACTGGGCTCCCGAGGTCCGGGTCAACGCTGTCGCGCCCGGCTACGTCTCGACGGAGCTCACCGAAGAGCTCGAATCGAACGAACAGCTTCGGCGATCGATCATCGATCGAACGCCGCTTGATCGATTCGCCGAACCGGAGGAGATCGCTGGTCCGGTGGTCTTTCTCGCAAGCGATGCTGCGAGCTACGTGACCGGGACCATCCTCGCGGCAGACGGCGGCTGGACCAGTCGATAG
- a CDS encoding ParA family protein: MITVVVYSESGGTFKTTTTANLAVSLERMGLDVCIIDLDPQEGNLTSLFDVGAHRSDPDADNLVKHVLEMPDGEFTDLIETSDEGVDVIPSHDMLGDFTSNLEQKIAYETGMKNMSKEEFPRYELLYDLLWNEQQLHEKYDAVLIDPNARAEDLLYNSIYAMRTLVAPVKPAGKGNLSLEGLDELVGNMEKKLDIEVGLSCVVPSGVGQTNAHQQYSKQFNNTDEFATPVAIPDRESLMDTMWEARGSAYKVIEERWKTFEKDDKMVSEPGQRRIRDRELETVRDIYELAAFIATETFDVEIDPELTLDIEDHGERSFDVTDDAEAEVTAQ, translated from the coding sequence ATGATCACAGTAGTTGTGTACTCAGAATCGGGCGGAACCTTCAAAACGACCACAACAGCAAATCTCGCGGTTAGCTTGGAACGAATGGGATTAGATGTCTGCATAATCGATCTCGATCCACAGGAAGGTAACCTAACGAGTCTGTTCGATGTGGGTGCACACCGGAGCGATCCAGACGCCGATAATTTGGTCAAACACGTCCTCGAGATGCCCGATGGCGAGTTCACCGATCTCATCGAAACTTCGGATGAAGGCGTCGATGTGATCCCGAGCCACGATATGCTCGGTGACTTCACCTCAAATCTCGAGCAAAAGATCGCCTACGAGACGGGAATGAAGAATATGAGCAAAGAGGAGTTCCCGCGGTATGAACTGCTCTATGACTTGCTGTGGAACGAACAGCAGCTACATGAGAAGTACGACGCTGTCCTCATCGACCCTAACGCTCGAGCGGAGGATCTACTCTACAACTCCATCTATGCCATGCGGACGCTGGTAGCACCAGTAAAACCAGCTGGGAAAGGAAACCTGAGCCTTGAGGGCCTCGACGAGCTTGTCGGAAATATGGAGAAGAAGTTGGATATTGAGGTCGGCCTATCGTGTGTCGTTCCATCCGGCGTCGGCCAGACGAACGCACACCAACAGTACTCCAAACAGTTCAACAATACCGACGAGTTTGCAACGCCGGTTGCAATCCCCGATCGAGAGAGCTTGATGGATACGATGTGGGAAGCCCGCGGCTCTGCGTACAAAGTGATCGAGGAACGCTGGAAAACGTTCGAGAAAGACGACAAAATGGTTAGCGAGCCCGGACAGCGTCGGATTCGAGACCGCGAACTCGAGACCGTTCGCGATATCTATGAGCTGGCCGCGTTCATAGCGACCGAAACCTTCGACGTCGAAATCGACCCAGAACTTACGCTCGATATTGAAGACCACGGTGAACGGTCGTTCGACGTTACTGATGACGCTGAAGCGGAGGTGACCGCGCAATGA